Proteins from one Oncorhynchus tshawytscha isolate Ot180627B linkage group LG16, Otsh_v2.0, whole genome shotgun sequence genomic window:
- the nck1b gene encoding cytoplasmic protein NCK1 isoform X3: MDMANLFKHFFRIGKVKRKTGMRDTASNADADMYSDNGERLYDLNLPALVKFSYTAEREDELSLVKGTHVIVMEKCSDGWWRGGYQGRSGWFPSNYVTEDADGTAGGGGLGDPAGSLTEKLAAVVHSVSNGNRVLHTVQALYPFSSGNDEELNFEKGEVMEVVEKPDNDPEWWKCRKADGQLGLVPKNYVTVLPPQQDSTTQNASLGPAGPPTPDCDYISPATVGRFAGKPWYYGKVTRHQAEVALNQRGVEGDFLIRDSESSPSDFSISLKAQGKNKHFKVQLKDGLYCIGQRKFSSLEDLVDHYKKAPIFTSEQGDKLYLVKALAAS, translated from the exons GCATTGGGAAGGTGAAGCGGAAAACGGGGATGCGTGACACTGCCTCCAACGCAGACGCTGACATGTACTCCGACAACGGCGAGCGCCTGTACGACCTCAACCTGCCGGCGCTCGTCAAGTTCAGCTACACCGCCGAGCGGGAGGACGAGCTCTCGTTGGTCAAGGGCACCCACGTTATCGTCATGGAGAAGTGTAGCGACGGCTGGTGGCGTGGGGGGTACCAGGGGCGTTCCGGGTGGTTCCCCTCCAACTACGTGACAGAGGACGCAGACGGGACAGCGGGGGGAGGAGGTTTGGGAGACCCGGCAGGGTCGCTGACGGAGAAGCTAGCGGCAGTAGTTCACAGTGTGTCTAACGGGAACCGGGTACTCCACACGGTGCAGGCGCTCTACCCTTTCAGCTCGGGGAACGACGAGGAGCTCAACTTTGAGaagggagaggtgatggaggtggtAGAGAAACCAGACAACGACCCTGAGTGGTGGAAGTGCCGTAAAGCAGATGGACAGCTGGGACTAGTGCCTAAGAACTACGTCACTGTGCTGCCTCCCCAGCAGGACTCTACTACCCAGAATGCCTCACTGGGCCCCGCGGGGCCGCCCACGCCCGACTGTGACTACATCTCTCCAGCCACGGTGGGGCGGTTTGCTGGGAAGCCGTGGTACTATGGCAAGGTGACGCGTCATCAGGCAGAGGTGGCTCTCAaccagagaggagtggagggagactTCCTCATCAGAGACTCTGAGTCATCG CCCAGtgatttctccatctctctgaagGCCCAggggaagaacaagcatttcaaGGTTCAGTTGAAGGATGGTTTGTACTGCATTGGCCAGAGGAAGTTCAGTTCTCTGGAGGACTTGGTGGATCACTACAAGAAGGCTCCCATCTTCACCAGCGAGCAGGGAGACAAGCTCTACCTGGTTAAGGCCCTGGCTGCCTCTTGA